CCAAGTGCAAAAGTTTTATATGTAACAAGTGAATATTTTACAAACGAATTGATTGACTCTATTCGTAACGGTAATAATACCACTATGTCCAAATTTCGTGAAAAATATCGCAACATTGACGTTCTGTTAATTGATGATATTCAGTTTATTATAGGAAAAGAGTCTACACAGGAAGAATTTTTCCATACCTTTAATGCCCTTCACGGAGCGAAAAAACAGATTGTTATTTCATCTGATAAACCGCCAAAGGATATGGAAATTCTGGAAGACCGCCTTCGTTCTCGTTTTGAATGGGGCTTAATTGTCGATATTTCTTCTCCTGATTATGAAACTAGAATGGCAATTCTTCGTAAAAAGGAAGAACTGGACGGTTACAAAATTGATGACGAGGTCATTGAATACATTGCCAAAAACGTAAAATCAAATATTCGTGAGCTGGAAGGTTCTCTCAATAAAATTATGGCTTACGCCAACCTTGAGAAAAGTGAAATTAATCTGGCTTTAGCCGAAAAAGTATTAAAAGATATTATTTCTCCTAATCAGAAGCGCATTATCACACCGGAGCTTATTATTGAAGTCGTTGCAGAACACTTTGATTTGCAGCCTTCAGACTTAACCGGTAATAAAAGAAATGCAAAAATTGTATTTCCAAGACAGATTGTCATGTATTTATGCCGCAGTATGACAGAAGTAACCTTAAAAAATATCGGCAAAGTCTTAGGAGGCAGGGACCACACCACCATTATGAACGGAATTGATAAAATCGAAGCTGAATTAAACGGTTCAAACGCTGCTCCTACACAGGAAATTATTGATATTTTAAAGAAGAAAATAAATCCGTCAAAATAGAATAATTTTTATCCACACCAACAGGTGTATATGATGTGAATTACGTGTGGAAAACCTTTTTTGATATTTTTGCGGTTTTTAACCCACATTTTTATCAACAGGTCTTACACTTGAATTTCAACCTTAACCCACAAAGTTATCCATACACTTAAAGCCCGTATTTTCTAGGGTTAAATGAGTTATTCACATATTCACAGCCCCTACGGCGGTTACTACGAATTTTTTATTCTTTTATATTTTTATTTAACCACCTCACACAGAAAGGAAGTTATTCACACTATGAAATTAGTTTGCCCAAAATCTGAACTTCAAAAAAGTGTCAGTATTGTCATGAAAGCCGTTCCAGGCAAAACAACAATGCCTATTTTAGAATGTATTTTAATCGATGCTTCAACAAATGATATTAAATTTACATCCAATGATATGGAATTAGGTATCGAAACCCGTGTTCAGGGACTGGTTCTTGAAAAAGGTATCATTGCTTTGGATGCAAAAATCTTTTCAGAAATTGTCCGTAAGCTTCCGGATAATGATGTTACCATTGAAACAGATGAAAAATTAAATGCTACTATTACCTGTGAAAAAGCAAAATTTAATATTCCCGGTAAATCAGGTGAAGATTTTTCCTATTTGCCTTTAATAGAAAAAAATGATTGCATACGGGTTTCACAGTTTACTTTAAAAGAAATTATTCGTCAGACGATTTTCTCTATTGCTGTAAATGAGAATAATAAATTGATGACAGGAGAACTTTTCCAGATAGAAAACAACATGTTAAGAGTGATTTCTCTTGACGGACACCGTATTTCTATCAGAAAAATCGGATTAAAAGAAAACTGCGAAGACCGTAAAGTTGTTGTTCCGGGAAAAACATTAAATGAAATCAGCAAAATTTTATCCGGTGAGCTGGAAGATATGGTTGAAATTTATCTTTCTGCAAATCATATTTTATTTGAATTTGATGATACAAAAGTAGTTTCCCGCTTAATCGAAGGGGAATACTTTAAGATTGACCAGATGCTTTCCAGTGATTATGAAACAAAAGTTAAGATTAACAAGAAAGAATTTTTAGATTGTATTGACAGAGCAACACTTCTTGTAAAAGAGGGAGATAAAAAACCGATTATTATCAATATCCAGAACGGACAGATGGAGCTTCGCATTGACTCCCAGATTGGTTCTATGAAAGAGGATATTGATATTGAAAAAGAGGGAAAAGACATTATGATCGGCTTTAATCCAAAGTTTTTAATTGATGCCCTCAAGGTAATTGATGATGAAGAAGTCAGCATTTATCTCATGAATGCCAAAGCTCCATGCTTTATCCGTGATGATAATCAGCAGTATATTTATCTGATTTTGCCTGTAAACTTTAACGCTGTCAGCAGATAAAAGGAGAAAAAATGGAAGTAATTAAGCTTAGAGATGAATTTATAAAATTAGGTCAGGCTTTGAAAGCCGCAAATTTAGTGGAAGACGGTGTTGAAGCCAAATATGTTATTCAGGATGGCGAGGTTTTGGTAAACGGAGAGGTTGATACCAGACGTGGCCGCAAATTATATGATGGTGATGTGATTTCTTTTCACGGAGAAGAAATTAAAATTGTAAAATAGGTGTATACATGTATATCGAATCAATAGAACTTAAAAATTACAGAAATTACAACTCATTGGCGCTGGAATTTGATAAGGGAACCAATATTTTTTATGGGGATAATGCCCAAGGAAAGACAAATATACTGGAAGCTGCATATTTATGCAGTACAACAAAATCCCACAGAGGGAGTAAGGACAGAGAGCTGATAAAGTTTGATGCGGATGAGGCGCATATCCGTATGTTTGTCAATAAAGACGGTATATCCCGCAAAATTGATATGCACTTAAAGAAAAGTAAACCAAAAGGAATTGCCATTGACGGAATTCCTATCCGCAAAGCCAGTGAATTGTTTGGACTTTTAAATATTGTGTTTTTCTCTCCGGAGGACTTGAATATTATTAAAAACGGTCCGGGAGAGAGAAGGCGTTTTATGGATTTAGAGTTATGTCAATTAGACAAGCTTTATTTATCCAATCTTTCCAGTTATAATCATGTTCTGAACCAGAGAAATAAGCTGCTAAAGGATATTGCTTTTCAGGAGTCTTTAAAAGATACGCTGGAAATCTGGGATGAGCAGTTTGTACAATATGGCAGGGAGATTATTGAAACCCGCCGCAGGTTTATTGATGAGATAAATGGTATTATGGAGAAGATACATAGCAGTATCACCGGAAACCGTGAAAAAATAGAGCTGGTTTATGAGCCTAGCGTACCCGATGAGAATTTTTATCAGGAGCTTTCCAAAAACAGGGAAAAGGACTGTCGCTTTAAACAGACTTCCGTAGGACCGCACAGAGATGATTTCAGTGTGAAGGTCAACGGAATTGATATTCGCAGATACGGTTCTCAGGGGCAGCAGCGAACTGCTGCACTGTCTTTAAAGCTTTCGGAAATCTATATGGTGAAGAAGGTGATAAAGGATATGCCGGTTCTGCTTTTAGATGATGTTTTGTCAGAGCTTGACTCGAACAGGCAGAATTATCTCTTAAACAGCATCAGCCATGTGCAGACTATGATTACCTGTACAGGCTTGGATGATTTTATAGATAAAAGGTTTCATATCAACAAAATTTTTAAAGTAATAGACGGAGATGTATTTTGTCCTTCCTGAATGAAAGGTTTACATAATACATATAACACAGAAAACTGAGCAACTACCGGAATTACCGGAAAACAGGAGGAATTGCATGAGTACAGAAATTAAAACAGAGTACGGAGCAGACCAGATACAAATTTTGGAGGGACTTGAAGCAGTCAGAAAAAGACCGGGTATGTATATCGGTAGCACTTCTTCAAGAGGTCTTCATCATCTGGTTTATGAAATCGTAGATAATGCAGTAGACGAAGCTTTGGCAGGCTATTGCGATACCATTGATGTGTCAATCAATGAAGACAATTCAATTACAGTTATTGATAACGGACGTGGAATTCCTGTTGGAATTAACCAGAAGGCAGGTATTCCGGCTGTTGAGGTTGTATTTACAATTCTTCATGCGGGCGGTAAATTCGGTGGTGGAGGATATAAAGTATCCGGCGGTCTTCACGGTGTAGGTGCATCGGTAGTAAATGCCCTCTCTACCTGGCTTGAAGTAACAATTTTCCATGAAGGAAAGATTTACAGACAGAGATATGAGAGAGGAAAAACTGTTTATAGCCTGAAGATCGTAGGAGAATGTGAACCGGAGAAAACAGGAACTATGGTTACGTTTTTACCGGATCCGGAAATTTTTGAAGAAACAATTTTTGATTTTGGAACATTGAAACATCGTTTCAGAGAAATTGCTTTTTTGACAAAAGGTTTAAGAATTATTGCAAGAGATAAACGTGAAGAAGAAGAGAAGGAAGTAACTTTCCACTATGAAGGCGGTATTAAAGAATTTGTTCAATATCTGAACAAGAGCAATACAGCACTTTATGAAGAGATTCTTTACTTTGAAGGTAATAAAGACGGTGTTATGGTAGAAGTTGCCATGCAGCATAATGACGCTTATACAGAAAATACTTATGGATTTGTAAATAATATTACAACACCGGAAGGTGGAACTCATATTGTGGGATTTCGTAATGCTCTTACAAAGACCTTTAATGAGTATGCAAGAAAGAACAAGCTTTTGAAGGAAAGCGAACAGAACCTTACAGGAGAGGATATCCGTGAAGGATTGACAGCGATTATCAGCGTTAAAATTGAAGACCCTCAGTTTGAGGGACAGACAAAGCAGAAGCTGGGAAACAGCGAGGCAAGAGGCGCTGTTGATGGTATTGTAAGCAATCAGCTTGAGATTTATTTGGAGCAGAACCCTGCCGTGGCAAAAATTATTATTGAGAAATCTCTGCTTTCCCAGAGAGCAAGAGATGCTGCAAGAAAAGCAAGAGAGCTTACAAGAAGAAAATCTGCTTTAGATGGAACATCTCTGCCGGGTAAGCTGGCAGACTGCGTGGATAAAGACCCAAGCAAATGCGAAATTTATATCGTAGAGGGTGACTCTGCGGGCGGTTCTGCAAAGACTGCCAGAAGCAGAGCAACACAGGCTATTTTGCCCCTTAGAGGTAAAATTTTGAATGTAGAAAAGGCACGTCTTGATAAAATTTATGCAA
The DNA window shown above is from Blautia hansenii DSM 20583 and carries:
- a CDS encoding RNA-binding S4 domain-containing protein, yielding MEVIKLRDEFIKLGQALKAANLVEDGVEAKYVIQDGEVLVNGEVDTRRGRKLYDGDVISFHGEEIKIVK
- the dnaN gene encoding DNA polymerase III subunit beta; the protein is MKLVCPKSELQKSVSIVMKAVPGKTTMPILECILIDASTNDIKFTSNDMELGIETRVQGLVLEKGIIALDAKIFSEIVRKLPDNDVTIETDEKLNATITCEKAKFNIPGKSGEDFSYLPLIEKNDCIRVSQFTLKEIIRQTIFSIAVNENNKLMTGELFQIENNMLRVISLDGHRISIRKIGLKENCEDRKVVVPGKTLNEISKILSGELEDMVEIYLSANHILFEFDDTKVVSRLIEGEYFKIDQMLSSDYETKVKINKKEFLDCIDRATLLVKEGDKKPIIINIQNGQMELRIDSQIGSMKEDIDIEKEGKDIMIGFNPKFLIDALKVIDDEEVSIYLMNAKAPCFIRDDNQQYIYLILPVNFNAVSR
- the recF gene encoding DNA replication/repair protein RecF (All proteins in this family for which functions are known are DNA-binding proteins that assist the filamentation of RecA onto DNA for the initiation of recombination or recombinational repair.), with the protein product MYIESIELKNYRNYNSLALEFDKGTNIFYGDNAQGKTNILEAAYLCSTTKSHRGSKDRELIKFDADEAHIRMFVNKDGISRKIDMHLKKSKPKGIAIDGIPIRKASELFGLLNIVFFSPEDLNIIKNGPGERRRFMDLELCQLDKLYLSNLSSYNHVLNQRNKLLKDIAFQESLKDTLEIWDEQFVQYGREIIETRRRFIDEINGIMEKIHSSITGNREKIELVYEPSVPDENFYQELSKNREKDCRFKQTSVGPHRDDFSVKVNGIDIRRYGSQGQQRTAALSLKLSEIYMVKKVIKDMPVLLLDDVLSELDSNRQNYLLNSISHVQTMITCTGLDDFIDKRFHINKIFKVIDGDVFCPS
- the dnaA gene encoding chromosomal replication initiator protein DnaA; this translates as MHIIQEKWSDILNMIKIEHDVSDVSFNAWLEPLEVYKVEGNVVTIIVTNGSMALDYINKKYLLPLKVSIAETIGQDFEISLVLPEDIKEEFKEPPTAAPVSLNENIEKANLNPRYTFDTFVVGNNNKMAHAASLAVAESPGEAYNPLFIYGGVGLGKTHLMHSIAHFVLQKNPSAKVLYVTSEYFTNELIDSIRNGNNTTMSKFREKYRNIDVLLIDDIQFIIGKESTQEEFFHTFNALHGAKKQIVISSDKPPKDMEILEDRLRSRFEWGLIVDISSPDYETRMAILRKKEELDGYKIDDEVIEYIAKNVKSNIRELEGSLNKIMAYANLEKSEINLALAEKVLKDIISPNQKRIITPELIIEVVAEHFDLQPSDLTGNKRNAKIVFPRQIVMYLCRSMTEVTLKNIGKVLGGRDHTTIMNGIDKIEAELNGSNAAPTQEIIDILKKKINPSK
- the gyrB gene encoding DNA topoisomerase (ATP-hydrolyzing) subunit B, with amino-acid sequence MSTEIKTEYGADQIQILEGLEAVRKRPGMYIGSTSSRGLHHLVYEIVDNAVDEALAGYCDTIDVSINEDNSITVIDNGRGIPVGINQKAGIPAVEVVFTILHAGGKFGGGGYKVSGGLHGVGASVVNALSTWLEVTIFHEGKIYRQRYERGKTVYSLKIVGECEPEKTGTMVTFLPDPEIFEETIFDFGTLKHRFREIAFLTKGLRIIARDKREEEEKEVTFHYEGGIKEFVQYLNKSNTALYEEILYFEGNKDGVMVEVAMQHNDAYTENTYGFVNNITTPEGGTHIVGFRNALTKTFNEYARKNKLLKESEQNLTGEDIREGLTAIISVKIEDPQFEGQTKQKLGNSEARGAVDGIVSNQLEIYLEQNPAVAKIIIEKSLLSQRARDAARKARELTRRKSALDGTSLPGKLADCVDKDPSKCEIYIVEGDSAGGSAKTARSRATQAILPLRGKILNVEKARLDKIYANAEIKAMITAFGTGIHEDFDISKLRYHKIIIMTDADVDGAHIATLLLTFLYRFMPELIKQGYVYLAKPPLFKIEKNKKIHYAYTEQEQADILAEIGMDGCNIQRYKGLGEMDADQLWETTMDPESRILMRVVMDEDSTSELDLTFTTLMGDKVEPRREFIEENAKYAKNLDI